Proteins from a single region of Roseateles sp. XES5:
- a CDS encoding cytosine permease, whose protein sequence is MTDHVSHGGFAAAETDRAEAERNRAAAERGDAPLLPSERLWGFWEFTYANSALAIATWAFLIGGSVGLFVGPKEGIAAIIIGNIVGVMLTALSTTPLSGRYGIEQFVALRSQFGYNGSRVVYVLAVVILTMGWLAVLAMMFGRSIDGLAALSAGEAANPTGIKMIIAAVGAILVTWFIVAKGPTSIKFFNMVVSPALVILMGVMLYLILQQRSFSELLAMPALAPPFEDNTLNFIIAIEVNLAAGFSWWPYIGNLARLTKNERTAFWPNVVGIFGAAALGEIVGLLAAVALGDSDPTIWMTKIAGPVIGVIALLFVAFANMTSMANILYTSIVGLRQVGTASIRAISWGTILFLFCVIPLGLVVFYPQMYDGFFIFLVWTSALNSALAGIGIADYFFLRRQKLDMRSLHGPQENGPYRFWGGFNPIGLFALAVGFGVYVLVFNPQTLASLPAFKYLTASVPSCLAAGAVHYVLTRLFARGRGWGLYP, encoded by the coding sequence ATGACCGATCACGTCAGCCATGGCGGCTTTGCCGCCGCCGAAACCGACCGTGCGGAAGCCGAGCGCAACCGCGCCGCCGCCGAGCGCGGCGACGCGCCGCTGCTGCCCTCCGAGCGACTCTGGGGTTTCTGGGAATTCACCTACGCCAATTCCGCGCTGGCCATTGCCACCTGGGCCTTCCTCATCGGCGGCTCGGTCGGCCTGTTCGTCGGGCCGAAGGAAGGCATCGCCGCCATCATCATCGGCAATATCGTCGGCGTCATGCTGACGGCGCTTTCGACCACGCCGCTTTCGGGCCGCTACGGGATCGAGCAGTTCGTCGCGCTGCGCAGCCAGTTCGGCTACAACGGCAGCCGCGTCGTCTACGTGCTGGCCGTCGTCATCCTCACCATGGGCTGGCTTGCCGTGCTCGCCATGATGTTCGGCCGTTCGATCGACGGCCTTGCGGCGCTGAGCGCCGGCGAGGCGGCCAATCCCACCGGCATCAAGATGATCATCGCCGCCGTGGGCGCGATCCTCGTCACCTGGTTCATCGTCGCCAAGGGGCCGACCTCGATCAAGTTCTTCAATATGGTCGTGTCGCCCGCGCTCGTCATCCTGATGGGCGTGATGCTCTACCTCATCCTGCAGCAGCGCTCGTTCTCCGAGCTGCTGGCGATGCCGGCGCTCGCGCCGCCCTTCGAGGACAACACCCTCAACTTCATCATCGCGATCGAAGTGAACCTTGCCGCGGGCTTCTCCTGGTGGCCCTATATCGGCAACCTTGCCCGCCTGACGAAGAACGAGCGCACCGCCTTCTGGCCGAACGTCGTCGGTATCTTCGGCGCCGCCGCGTTGGGGGAAATCGTCGGCCTGCTCGCAGCCGTCGCTCTCGGCGACAGCGATCCGACGATCTGGATGACCAAGATCGCCGGCCCGGTCATCGGCGTCATCGCGCTGCTCTTCGTCGCCTTCGCCAACATGACCTCGATGGCCAACATCCTCTATACCTCCATCGTCGGTCTTCGGCAGGTGGGCACGGCGTCGATCCGCGCCATCTCCTGGGGCACGATCCTCTTCCTGTTCTGCGTCATCCCGTTGGGCCTCGTCGTCTTCTATCCGCAGATGTATGACGGCTTCTTCATCTTCCTCGTCTGGACCTCGGCGCTCAATTCCGCGCTCGCCGGCATCGGCATCGCCGACTACTTCTTCCTGCGTCGCCAGAAGCTCGACATGCGCAGCCTGCACGGCCCGCAGGAAAACGGTCCCTACCGTTTCTGGGGCGGCTTCAATCCGATCGGCCTCTTCGCTCTTGCCGTCGGCTTCGGGGTCTATGTGCTCGTCTTCAATCCGCAGACGCTCGCGAGCCTGCCGGCCTTCAAGTACCTCACCGCCTCCGTGCCTTCCTGCCTTGCGGCCGGTGCGGTCCACTATGTCCTGACCCGACTGTTCGCCCGCGGGCGCGGCTGGGGCCTCTACCCGTAA
- a CDS encoding aldehyde dehydrogenase has translation MDASVRTYLDQYGVSDATRRFLEKPQKMFIGGAWVDSSNGATFDIFEPSTGGLVTRGPSGTTDDLDRAVAAARAQFDGGEWRRLKPLERERLLHRLADLIETHADELAEIEAIDMGKSVTFAREIDIQGTIDTFRYFAGWPTKLHGRTVEPSIPGNYLAYTRKEPLGVVAAIVPWNFPLQTMAWKLAAALAAGCTVVVKPAELTSLSTLRFAELVEEAGIPAGVVNIVTGKGSVIGAAMSTHPGINKVTFTGSTPVGQDVGRTAVGNLKHVTLELGGKSPVLVLDDADLASAARAVANGVFFNSGQVCDAGTRVYIQRSVHDAFLEELVAVTKTLKMAPGLDRDCYIGPMVSAQQKKIVAGYIEAGLSEGAKLVHGGANPDGPGHFIEPAIFAHCTPDMRIVREEIFGPVLVTSPFDTLEEAVSLANDTPFGLAAAIYSNDLSRVHTLIPQLHAGSVYVNAHSTIDPSMPFGGFKDSGFGKDLGPEQLDYLMETKAVWITLP, from the coding sequence ATGGACGCATCCGTCCGCACCTATCTGGATCAATACGGCGTCAGCGATGCGACACGGCGGTTTCTGGAAAAGCCGCAAAAGATGTTCATCGGCGGCGCCTGGGTCGATAGCAGCAACGGGGCGACCTTCGACATTTTCGAGCCCTCCACCGGGGGGCTGGTCACCCGTGGCCCTTCCGGCACGACGGACGATCTCGACCGTGCCGTCGCGGCCGCCCGTGCCCAGTTCGACGGCGGCGAGTGGCGCCGCCTGAAGCCGCTGGAGCGCGAGCGCCTGCTGCACCGGCTTGCCGATCTCATCGAAACCCATGCCGACGAATTGGCGGAGATCGAAGCCATCGACATGGGCAAGTCGGTGACCTTCGCCCGCGAGATCGACATCCAGGGCACCATCGATACCTTCCGCTATTTCGCCGGCTGGCCGACCAAGTTGCATGGCCGCACCGTCGAGCCGTCCATCCCCGGCAACTATCTCGCCTATACCCGCAAGGAACCGCTCGGCGTCGTCGCCGCCATCGTACCGTGGAATTTCCCGCTGCAGACCATGGCCTGGAAACTTGCCGCGGCGCTCGCGGCCGGCTGCACCGTCGTCGTCAAGCCGGCGGAGCTGACATCGCTGTCCACGCTGCGCTTTGCCGAACTGGTCGAGGAAGCCGGCATTCCCGCAGGCGTGGTCAATATCGTCACCGGCAAGGGCAGCGTGATCGGCGCGGCCATGTCGACCCATCCGGGTATCAACAAGGTCACCTTCACGGGCTCGACGCCGGTCGGGCAGGACGTCGGCCGTACGGCTGTCGGCAATCTCAAGCACGTGACGCTGGAGCTCGGCGGCAAGTCGCCGGTGCTGGTGCTCGACGATGCGGACCTTGCAAGCGCCGCGCGGGCGGTGGCAAACGGCGTGTTCTTCAATTCCGGTCAGGTCTGCGATGCCGGCACGCGCGTCTATATCCAGCGCTCGGTGCATGACGCCTTCCTCGAGGAACTTGTCGCGGTCACCAAAACGCTCAAGATGGCGCCGGGCCTCGACCGCGATTGCTACATCGGCCCGATGGTCTCGGCCCAGCAGAAGAAGATCGTCGCCGGCTATATCGAGGCGGGCCTCAGCGAGGGCGCGAAACTCGTCCATGGCGGCGCAAATCCCGATGGCCCGGGCCACTTCATCGAGCCGGCCATCTTCGCCCATTGCACGCCCGACATGCGCATCGTGCGCGAGGAAATCTTCGGGCCGGTGCTGGTGACGAGCCCGTTCGACACGCTGGAGGAGGCGGTCTCACTGGCCAACGATACGCCCTTCGGTCTCGCCGCCGCGATCTATTCCAACGATCTCTCCCGCGTGCACACGCTGATCCCGCAACTGCATGCGGGTTCCGTCTACGTCAACGCGCACAGCACCATCGACCCATCCATGCCGTTCGGCGGCTTCAAGGATTCCGGCTTCGGCAAGGATCTGGGGCCGGAACAGCTCGACTATCTCATGGAGACCAAGGCGGTGTGGATAACGCTGCCGTAA
- a CDS encoding ABC transporter permease subunit — translation MTTSAAFLPAALRPRQLINWIGVAPFFLFATLFLILPTLNIVIGAFRNPQGQVTLENLGKLLSPSIRSAFWISIELSLLTAALGCFFGFLIAAAITLGDLPRWLRNGIITFSGVASNFAGVPLAFAFIATLGRLGFVTMLLRNWFGINLYGSGFNIVSFLGLALTYLYFQIPLMVLIITPALEGLRREWREAAESLGASGAQYWRMVALPVLWPSLLGTLALLFANAFGAVATAIALTGSSLSIAPIVLFAQIRGDVLNDPHLGYAIAFGMIALTAVANGIYILLRMRAERWVK, via the coding sequence ATGACGACAAGCGCCGCTTTTCTGCCGGCGGCCTTGCGGCCGCGGCAGCTCATCAACTGGATCGGGGTTGCCCCGTTCTTCCTCTTCGCCACGCTGTTCCTGATCCTGCCGACACTCAACATCGTCATCGGTGCCTTCCGCAACCCGCAAGGGCAGGTGACGCTGGAAAATCTCGGCAAGCTGCTCTCGCCCTCCATCCGCTCGGCCTTCTGGATCTCCATCGAACTCAGCCTGCTGACGGCCGCGCTCGGCTGCTTCTTCGGGTTTCTCATCGCCGCCGCCATCACGCTCGGCGACCTGCCGCGCTGGCTTCGCAACGGCATCATCACCTTCTCGGGCGTCGCCTCGAACTTCGCCGGCGTGCCGCTCGCCTTCGCCTTCATCGCCACGCTCGGCCGTCTCGGCTTCGTGACCATGCTGCTGCGCAACTGGTTCGGCATCAATCTCTACGGTTCCGGCTTCAATATCGTCTCGTTCCTGGGGCTGGCGCTCACCTATCTCTACTTCCAGATCCCGCTGATGGTGCTGATCATCACGCCCGCGCTGGAAGGCCTGCGCCGCGAATGGCGCGAGGCGGCCGAAAGCCTCGGCGCGTCCGGCGCGCAATACTGGCGGATGGTGGCGCTGCCCGTGCTCTGGCCCTCGCTGCTCGGCACGCTGGCGCTGCTGTTCGCCAATGCCTTCGGCGCCGTCGCCACGGCCATCGCGCTCACCGGTTCCTCGCTCTCCATCGCGCCCATCGTGCTCTTCGCGCAGATCCGCGGCGACGTGCTGAACGATCCGCATCTCGGCTATGCCATTGCCTTCGGCATGATCGCGCTTACCGCCGTCGCCAACGGCATCTACATCCTGCTGCGCATGCGCGCCGAACGGTGGGTGAAATGA
- a CDS encoding LysR family transcriptional regulator, whose translation MINKVRHRVLNLSLGDAELRLLRVFASVVQHGGFSAAQSALGMTQATISTHMRHLEERLALRLCSRGRGGFLLTDEGRLVYNAALELFGSMEQFQSRIGEAQGELTGSLSFGTVDAMITNRELDLQGALASFHAKAPRVHLEIDVAAPQVLHQGLLNGSYQVVLMPSVGSVMPNFRSQPVFSEVQQLYCADGHPLFAIPDAELTEDLLAAQSFAGRTYMLNETICGVNFNWAAATPHMEGTLLLLLSGAYIGFLPDHYADEWVRTGRLRVLAPDRMTFKDMFHIAYPRNKPSRAAETLAAAIAESAHKPR comes from the coding sequence ATGATCAACAAGGTCCGACACCGCGTCCTCAATCTCTCGCTTGGGGATGCCGAACTCCGGCTGCTCCGGGTGTTCGCCTCCGTCGTGCAGCATGGCGGCTTCTCCGCCGCGCAATCGGCGCTCGGCATGACGCAGGCGACGATCTCGACCCACATGCGCCATCTCGAGGAACGGCTGGCCCTGCGCCTGTGCAGCCGTGGCCGCGGTGGCTTTCTGCTGACGGACGAGGGACGGCTGGTCTACAATGCGGCGCTCGAGCTTTTCGGCTCGATGGAGCAATTCCAGAGCCGCATCGGCGAGGCGCAGGGGGAACTGACCGGCAGCCTGAGTTTCGGCACCGTCGATGCGATGATCACCAACCGTGAACTCGATCTCCAGGGCGCGCTTGCGAGTTTCCATGCCAAGGCGCCGCGCGTGCATCTGGAGATCGATGTCGCCGCGCCGCAGGTCCTGCACCAGGGCCTCCTGAACGGGTCCTATCAGGTCGTCCTCATGCCCTCGGTCGGCAGCGTCATGCCGAATTTCCGCAGCCAGCCCGTCTTCTCCGAGGTTCAGCAACTTTACTGCGCCGATGGCCACCCGCTCTTCGCCATCCCCGACGCGGAACTCACCGAAGACCTGCTCGCCGCCCAATCCTTCGCCGGGCGCACCTACATGCTCAACGAGACGATCTGCGGCGTGAACTTCAACTGGGCGGCAGCGACGCCGCATATGGAAGGCACCCTGCTCCTCCTGCTGTCCGGCGCCTATATCGGCTTCCTGCCGGATCACTACGCCGACGAATGGGTGCGGACCGGTCGCCTCCGGGTCCTTGCCCCTGACCGCATGACCTTCAAGGACATGTTCCACATCGCCTATCCCCGCAACAAACCATCGCGCGCCGCCGAAACCCTCGCGGCCGCCATTGCCGAGAGCGCGCACAAGCCGCGGTGA
- a CDS encoding ABC transporter permease: MGKRFWSLFAVALGGLYFLLPLAGMVDFSMRMKRGEYSFEAYRIVLADPQFQQTFLYSVGLALLTIVLGILLVVPTAYFVRLRLPGLRPVIEFITLLPLVIPPIVIVFGYIRIYNTSSILPLTGTWWGTNLLLLFGYATLALPYMYRSVDTGLRTIDIASLTEAAQSLGAGWARILAVVILPNVFVSVLSGAFLTFAIVIGEYVFAALLNVNSFGPYMVWMGGNRAYEPSALAVLAFAITWACMGLIQLVTRFSKFSTVRR; this comes from the coding sequence ATGGGAAAGCGCTTCTGGTCCCTCTTCGCCGTCGCGCTCGGCGGCCTCTATTTCCTGCTGCCGCTTGCCGGCATGGTCGATTTCTCGATGCGCATGAAGCGCGGCGAATACAGTTTCGAAGCCTATCGCATCGTGCTCGCCGATCCGCAGTTCCAGCAGACCTTTCTCTATTCGGTAGGGCTTGCGCTGCTGACCATCGTGCTCGGCATCCTGCTCGTGGTGCCGACGGCCTATTTCGTGCGGCTCCGGCTTCCCGGCCTCAGGCCCGTCATCGAGTTCATCACGCTCCTGCCGCTGGTCATTCCGCCCATCGTCATCGTCTTCGGCTATATCCGCATCTACAACACCTCCTCGATCCTGCCGCTGACGGGAACCTGGTGGGGCACCAACCTGCTGCTGCTCTTCGGCTATGCGACGCTGGCGCTGCCCTACATGTACCGCTCGGTCGACACGGGCCTGCGCACCATCGATATCGCCAGCCTCACCGAGGCGGCACAGTCGCTCGGGGCGGGCTGGGCGCGCATCCTCGCCGTCGTCATCCTGCCGAACGTCTTCGTCTCGGTCCTGTCGGGCGCCTTCCTGACCTTCGCCATCGTCATCGGCGAATATGTCTTCGCCGCCCTGCTCAACGTCAATTCCTTCGGCCCCTACATGGTCTGGATGGGCGGCAACCGCGCCTATGAGCCCTCGGCGCTCGCTGTCCTCGCCTTTGCCATCACCTGGGCCTGCATGGGGCTGATCCAGCTCGTCACCCGCTTTTCCAAATTCTCCACCGTGAGGCGTTGA
- a CDS encoding ABC transporter substrate-binding protein, whose protein sequence is MTRLSHAARSAFVSTLAIAAALPGLARAEAPQDLVDAATKEGMLTVIALPHDWCNYGAVIEGFKAKYPGITVNELNPDAGTADELEAIRSNKGNTGSQAPDVVDLGLAFAPAATKEGLLQPYKVATWDEIPDNIKDADGYWYGDYYGVMAFGINKDLIQTPPADWADLTKPEYSGSVALTGDPRSSAQAILALMSAGISRGAEPGADSGKKGLELFAELNKAGNFVPVLGKAGTIAQGQTPIIAAWDYNLLSWRDALNGNPPMDVIVPTTGVVAGVYVQAISAYAPHPNAAKLWMEYLYSDEGQTGWLKGYCHPARFNAMLKAGKFPQDLLDKLPPAEAYEKAIFPSVEALDANKSAIVEGWDKVVGANVK, encoded by the coding sequence ATGACGCGCCTATCCCATGCCGCCCGCTCGGCTTTCGTTTCCACGCTTGCCATCGCCGCCGCGCTGCCGGGCCTTGCCCGCGCCGAGGCCCCGCAGGATCTTGTCGATGCCGCCACGAAGGAGGGCATGCTGACGGTCATCGCCCTGCCGCACGACTGGTGCAACTACGGCGCCGTCATCGAAGGCTTCAAGGCGAAGTATCCCGGCATCACCGTCAACGAGCTGAACCCGGACGCCGGCACGGCCGACGAGCTGGAAGCCATCCGTTCCAACAAGGGCAATACGGGTTCTCAGGCACCCGACGTCGTCGATCTCGGCCTCGCCTTTGCACCGGCGGCCACGAAGGAAGGCCTGCTGCAGCCCTACAAGGTCGCGACCTGGGACGAGATCCCCGATAACATCAAGGACGCGGACGGCTACTGGTACGGCGACTACTACGGCGTCATGGCCTTCGGCATCAACAAGGACCTGATCCAGACCCCGCCGGCCGACTGGGCCGACCTCACCAAGCCGGAATATTCCGGTTCCGTCGCGCTCACCGGCGATCCGCGGTCCTCGGCGCAGGCGATCCTCGCGCTGATGTCGGCCGGTATTTCGCGCGGCGCAGAGCCGGGCGCGGATTCCGGCAAGAAGGGCCTGGAACTCTTCGCCGAGCTGAACAAGGCCGGCAATTTCGTGCCTGTCCTCGGCAAGGCCGGCACCATCGCGCAGGGCCAGACGCCGATCATCGCCGCCTGGGACTACAACCTGCTCTCCTGGCGCGATGCGCTGAACGGCAACCCGCCGATGGACGTCATCGTGCCGACGACGGGCGTGGTCGCTGGCGTCTATGTGCAGGCGATCTCGGCCTATGCACCGCACCCGAACGCCGCAAAGCTCTGGATGGAATATCTCTATTCCGACGAGGGCCAGACCGGCTGGCTGAAGGGTTACTGCCATCCCGCCCGCTTCAACGCCATGCTGAAGGCCGGGAAGTTCCCGCAGGACCTGCTCGACAAGCTGCCGCCGGCCGAAGCCTATGAAAAGGCGATCTTCCCGTCCGTCGAGGCGCTCGACGCCAACAAGAGCGCCATCGTCGAAGGCTGGGACAAGGTCGTCGGCGCCAACGTGAAGTAA
- the speB gene encoding agmatinase, translating to MTSNSYETGRLNLPFVGICTFGKYPYQPNWDAIDADVAILGAPFDCGTQWRAGTRFGPRSIREASTLFSFGHGGAYDHEDDVTYLPSGDVSIVDIGDADIVHTDTMKSHANIEFGVRKILEAGALPVVLGGDHSVNIPCINAFAEDCEKNGPIHIVQIDAHLDFVDERHGVRYGHGNPMRRAAEKSYVSGLSQLGIRNVSSTAKEGYEDARRMGSDILSVRQIRALGTDGVVDRIPAGARYYVTIDIDGFDPSIAPGTGTPSHGGFIYYEVLEILAALAKRGDIVGIDLVEVAPDYDHTGGTAILAAQVLMNLIGRIMHAKAQQR from the coding sequence ATGACCAGCAATTCGTACGAGACCGGACGTTTGAACCTGCCGTTTGTCGGCATCTGCACCTTCGGCAAATATCCCTACCAGCCGAACTGGGACGCCATCGACGCGGATGTCGCGATCCTTGGCGCGCCCTTCGACTGCGGCACCCAGTGGCGCGCCGGCACCCGCTTCGGACCGCGCTCCATCCGCGAAGCCTCCACCCTGTTCTCCTTCGGCCATGGCGGCGCCTACGACCATGAGGACGACGTCACCTATCTGCCGAGCGGCGACGTCTCCATCGTCGATATCGGCGATGCCGACATCGTGCATACCGACACGATGAAGAGCCATGCCAATATCGAGTTCGGCGTGCGCAAGATCCTGGAAGCCGGTGCGCTGCCGGTGGTGCTGGGCGGCGACCATTCGGTCAACATCCCCTGCATCAACGCCTTTGCCGAGGATTGCGAGAAGAACGGCCCGATCCATATCGTGCAGATCGACGCCCATCTCGACTTCGTCGACGAGCGCCACGGCGTGCGTTACGGCCATGGCAACCCGATGCGCCGCGCGGCGGAAAAGTCCTATGTCAGCGGCCTGTCGCAGCTTGGCATCCGCAACGTCTCCTCGACGGCCAAGGAAGGTTACGAGGATGCCCGCAGGATGGGCTCCGATATCCTGTCGGTCCGCCAGATCCGGGCACTGGGCACGGACGGCGTTGTCGACCGTATTCCGGCCGGTGCGCGCTACTACGTGACGATCGACATCGACGGCTTCGATCCGTCGATTGCGCCGGGCACGGGCACGCCCTCGCATGGCGGCTTCATCTACTACGAGGTGCTGGAGATCCTGGCGGCGCTGGCCAAGCGCGGCGACATCGTCGGCATCGACCTGGTCGAGGTCGCGCCCGACTACGACCATACCGGCGGTACCGCCATCCTGGCCGCCCAGGTTCTCATGAACCTCATCGGCCGCATCATGCATGCGAAGGCGCAGCAGCGCTGA
- a CDS encoding PLP-dependent aminotransferase family protein produces the protein MAKQLEGPILPFLRLDAGTALPKFRQVQDQLRTAILQGHLRAGTRLPASRILCEELGLSRQTLVRVLENLKAEGYLEARQGAGTYVSAALPRRPAKARVAPIEDDAPPRLSRIGAASRGVSAAIGRVEPRPFLPNQPALDRFPFAVWRKCWNAGARSGSAGMGYGDVGGELVLRQRIAEYLALHRRDPCDPEQIVITPGGHAAFTLAALALADPGDGVWFEDPGPVTTSNLFRTLGLDLCLADVDADGMDVAGAMTRYPDARLAFVMPSRHHPLGVTLSLPRRLALLEWARANDAWIIEDDYDSEFRYDGAPLPSIRSIDSHGRVIYAGSFSKALYPGIRIGFLVLPPQLVGTFRNLSGLIHRSVPVETQLALAEFIGGGHFASHLRRMRGLYAERRSAFIDAGQAALAGLAEIECSESGLNALVWLRNGRKDRAVQQDVLDAGLQCYPLSDYTIATARPDALILGYAGVPAERMRAYLDRLAETLSRS, from the coding sequence TTGGCCAAGCAGCTTGAAGGCCCGATCCTGCCCTTTCTCCGCCTGGACGCGGGCACGGCGCTGCCGAAATTCCGCCAGGTGCAGGACCAGTTGCGCACCGCGATCCTGCAGGGGCATCTGCGGGCCGGCACGCGCCTGCCGGCAAGCCGCATCCTTTGCGAGGAGCTGGGCCTGTCGCGCCAGACGCTGGTGCGGGTGCTGGAGAACCTGAAGGCGGAGGGATATCTGGAGGCGCGTCAAGGCGCGGGCACCTATGTTTCGGCGGCCCTGCCGCGTCGGCCGGCAAAAGCGCGTGTCGCGCCGATCGAAGACGATGCTCCGCCGAGACTGTCGCGGATCGGTGCCGCGTCGCGCGGGGTTTCGGCGGCGATCGGCCGCGTGGAGCCGAGGCCTTTCCTGCCCAACCAGCCGGCGCTGGACCGGTTTCCCTTCGCCGTCTGGCGCAAATGCTGGAATGCCGGCGCCCGGAGCGGCAGCGCGGGCATGGGCTATGGCGATGTCGGAGGAGAACTCGTGCTGCGCCAGCGGATCGCCGAATATCTCGCCCTGCACCGGCGCGATCCGTGCGATCCGGAACAGATCGTCATCACTCCCGGCGGCCATGCCGCCTTCACGCTCGCCGCACTGGCTCTCGCCGATCCGGGCGACGGCGTCTGGTTCGAGGACCCCGGTCCCGTCACCACGTCCAACCTGTTCCGCACGCTCGGTCTCGATCTCTGCCTTGCCGATGTCGACGCTGATGGCATGGACGTCGCGGGCGCAATGACGCGTTATCCCGATGCACGGCTCGCCTTCGTCATGCCGTCGCGCCATCATCCGCTCGGCGTGACGCTTTCCCTGCCGCGCCGGCTCGCGCTTCTCGAATGGGCGAGGGCAAACGACGCCTGGATCATCGAGGACGACTACGACAGCGAGTTTCGCTACGACGGCGCGCCCCTGCCCTCGATACGCTCCATCGACAGCCATGGACGGGTGATCTATGCGGGCAGCTTCAGCAAGGCGCTCTATCCCGGCATCCGCATCGGCTTTCTGGTGCTGCCGCCGCAACTCGTCGGCACCTTCCGCAATCTTTCCGGCCTGATTCATCGCAGCGTGCCGGTCGAAACGCAGCTCGCGCTGGCGGAATTCATCGGCGGCGGCCATTTCGCCAGCCACCTGCGCCGCATGCGCGGCCTCTATGCCGAACGCCGCAGCGCCTTCATCGATGCGGGGCAAGCCGCCCTCGCCGGGCTCGCCGAGATCGAATGCTCCGAAAGCGGGCTCAACGCGCTGGTCTGGCTCCGGAACGGGCGAAAAGACCGGGCGGTGCAACAGGATGTGCTGGACGCCGGCCTGCAATGTTATCCGCTGTCCGACTACACGATAGCGACCGCGAGACCGGACGCCCTCATCCTCGGCTATGCCGGCGTGCCGGCAGAGCGTATGCGCGCCTATCTCGACCGCCTTGCCGAGACGCTTTCCCGGTCCTGA
- the betA gene encoding choline dehydrogenase, whose product MTETYDYIIIGAGSAGCVLANRLSEDPATKVLVLEYGGSDKSIFIQMPTALSIPMNGTKYNWKYMTLPEPGLDGRRVHCPRGKVIGGSSSINGLVYMRGHARDFDEWEELGARGWRYANCLPYFQRAESWQDGGDAYRGATGPLSTNAGNRMKNPLYKAFVDAGHEAGYITTEDPNGHMQEGFGPMHMTVKDGVRWSTANAYLKPAMSRPNLTVVTHAMTRRVLLEGKRAVGVEYELGGGQRVVAKASREVLISSGPIGSPHLLQRSGIGPAAVLQKAGVEVLHDLPGVGENLQDHSEVYIQYACKEPITLNGKMGLLSRALIGAEWLLFKKGLSVSNHFESGGFIRSDAALQWPDIQFHFLPAAMRYDGKKPLDGHGFMVLTGPNKPKSRGYVRLRSPEAHEQPDILFNYLDREEDREGFRRCLRLTREIVAQPAFDRFRGEEIAPGKDVRSNDEIDAWVRETMESTYHPCGSCRMGEDGMAVVNSDLKVRGLEGLRVIDSSVFPAEPNANLNAPTIMLAERASDIVRGKPLLAASNAEVGVAPGVGVTQRSGTPMRSL is encoded by the coding sequence ATGACCGAGACCTACGACTACATCATCATCGGCGCCGGATCGGCCGGCTGCGTGCTTGCCAACCGTCTTTCGGAAGATCCGGCCACGAAGGTCCTGGTTCTCGAATATGGCGGCAGCGACAAGTCGATCTTCATCCAGATGCCGACGGCGCTGTCCATTCCGATGAACGGCACGAAGTACAACTGGAAATACATGACCTTGCCGGAGCCCGGCCTCGACGGTCGGCGGGTTCATTGCCCGCGCGGCAAGGTCATCGGCGGTTCCTCCTCCATCAACGGGCTCGTCTACATGCGCGGCCACGCCCGCGACTTCGACGAATGGGAGGAGCTGGGGGCGCGCGGCTGGCGCTATGCCAATTGCCTGCCCTATTTCCAGCGGGCGGAAAGCTGGCAGGACGGGGGCGACGCCTATCGCGGCGCCACCGGGCCGCTTTCCACCAATGCCGGCAACAGGATGAAGAACCCGCTCTACAAGGCCTTCGTCGATGCCGGCCATGAGGCCGGCTACATCACCACCGAGGATCCGAACGGCCACATGCAGGAAGGCTTCGGCCCCATGCACATGACCGTCAAGGACGGCGTGCGCTGGTCGACGGCCAATGCCTATCTCAAGCCCGCGATGAGCCGGCCCAACCTCACCGTCGTCACCCATGCCATGACGCGCCGCGTGCTGCTGGAAGGCAAGCGCGCCGTCGGCGTGGAATACGAACTGGGCGGTGGCCAGCGCGTCGTGGCCAAGGCGAGCCGAGAGGTGCTTATTTCCTCCGGCCCGATCGGCTCGCCGCATCTCCTGCAGCGCTCCGGCATCGGTCCGGCCGCCGTGCTGCAAAAGGCGGGCGTCGAGGTTCTGCACGACCTGCCGGGCGTCGGCGAGAACCTGCAGGACCATTCGGAAGTCTACATCCAGTATGCCTGCAAGGAACCGATCACGCTCAACGGCAAGATGGGACTTCTGAGCCGCGCCCTGATCGGTGCGGAATGGCTGCTGTTCAAGAAGGGGCTTTCGGTCTCCAATCATTTCGAGAGCGGTGGCTTCATCCGTTCCGACGCCGCGCTGCAATGGCCGGATATCCAGTTCCACTTCCTGCCCGCCGCCATGCGCTATGATGGCAAGAAGCCGCTCGACGGCCATGGCTTCATGGTGCTGACCGGTCCGAACAAGCCGAAGAGCCGCGGTTATGTGCGCCTGCGGTCGCCGGAAGCCCATGAGCAGCCCGACATCCTCTTCAACTATCTCGATCGCGAGGAGGATCGCGAGGGCTTCCGCCGGTGTCTACGGCTCACCCGCGAGATCGTCGCCCAGCCGGCCTTCGACCGGTTCCGCGGCGAGGAGATCGCGCCAGGCAAGGACGTGCGCAGCAATGACGAGATCGACGCCTGGGTGCGCGAGACGATGGAAAGCACCTATCATCCCTGCGGTTCGTGCCGCATGGGCGAGGATGGCATGGCGGTCGTCAACAGCGACCTCAAGGTGCGTGGTCTCGAAGGTCTCCGGGTGATCGACAGCTCCGTCTTCCCTGCCGAGCCCAACGCCAACCTCAACGCGCCGACCATCATGCTTGCCGAGCGCGCCTCCGACATCGTGCGCGGCAAGCCGCTTCTCGCCGCCTCGAACGCGGAGGTCGGCGTTGCGCCCGGCGTCGGCGTCACCCAGCGCAGCGGCACGCCGATGCGCAGCCTGTAG